From the genome of Methanothrix soehngenii GP6:
AGATAATCGAGTGGACGCATTAGCAATGGGCACAATAGCAATGGAAGAATTAGGCCATCTCATTCTGTCACTTCTGAGGCCTGTCCCTCTTCCGGGCGGAGAGGGCCAGGAAGGCCCCTCTGCCATGCCCCTCTGTAAACGGCTCTGCGTCAACTGCACCCGTCTTTGAATTTTTAAATATGGTCTGACGGGTTAGAATATCATAGAAATCGAGATCCTTCAGCCAGCTCATGACCTCATCGGCAGAACGAAATCGGGCGAATTTGTAGAATTTGCTGGTGGTTTTCTTTCTATCATAATCCCTTCCCGCCGGGCTATCCCGGTCGATCATCCCTATTATGAGACTGCCGCCGGGCACAAGAGTCCTCTTCGCCTCCTGACAGGCAAGGAGGGGATCATCAAGAAAGCATACGGTGGTCACCATCAAGACGAAATCGAAGGACTCATCCCGAAAAGGAAGCGCTTCTGCCAGCGCATAGATGACCTCGATCCCCCTTGCTCTTGCCCTCTTCGCCATCGCCTGCGCGGGCTCCACACCGATCTTGATGCCCAGAGGAGCGGCGAATCTGCCTGTTCCCGCCCCAACCTCCAAGCCGGTTCCAGAAGATGGGATGAGCGATCTCAAGGCCTGGATCTCGGAAATGTAGGCGGCTGGGTTCTCATCATACCATTCATCATACTCTGCCGCATTTTCTTCAAAGACCTCTATGCTATCCATAATAGTATGAAGTATGGAATAGCTTTAACATTTGAGGCGGCAACAGTCCTTTGATGACGGATCTGGACTATCTGAGCCTAGCCTCGGCCATGCACCGCCTGACCGAGCCGGCGGTAAGTTCTGCCATATCTCTTCTCCCGCTGGTCCCTGGCAGCCGGGGGCTTGATGTCGCTTGTGGAAATGGAGATCACAGCCTGTGGCTCGCCAGGGCGGCAAAGCCAGATGGATGTGTATTTGGCATTGACATCTGCAAGGAGGGCTTGGTCAGGGCAATTGAATCCGCGAAGAGTGCAGGGCTGAAGGGCGAGCTGGCTTTCCTGCAGGGAGATGTGTGCTCCATACCCTTCCCCGATCATATCTTCGACTGGGTCTGGTGCGCCGACTGCCTGTGGCCCGGCCCCAGGTCGCAGGGATTCCTGGGAATGAATCCTTTACCCGCCCTGGAGGAGTTGGTGCGGGTGACAAGGCCCGGGGGAACAGTTGCCCTCCTCTTCTGGTCATCTCAAAAGCTCCTTCCTGGCCACCCTTTGCTGGAGGCCAGGCTTAATGCCACCCTTGTGGCATGCTATCCCTTCCAGGAGGGCTGGGACCCGAGAGCTCATATCCTCTCTGCCCCCCTCTGGATGAATGAGGCGGGATTAATGGATATCAGAGGCCGGACGTTCGTGGCCGATATTCAGGGGCCCCTAAGCGATCAGGCCCAGGATGATCTACAGCTGTGCTTTCAGATGCTATGGGGAAGGGCGGCGGAGGAGCTGCCTGAAAAGGAAAGAGAGAACTTTCGGGTTTTATGCTCGAATTGCTCAGCTGATTTCATCGCCGCTAACCAATACTACTATGGTTTTATCACCTACACCATATTCACAGGGCGGGTGGCGGCGGGCAGTTTGATTATTGCAAATTGAGATTTTAGTCGAAAACAGCGATTGTCTCCTTTGAGGATTCTATGGTGTGGCCAGCAATAGGTGGAATCGGATACCCCCACGGTATCCGGGCGACAATCCATTCCTCAAGATCAATGAAAAAGGCGATGCTAGTCACCCTTTTCTGTCTCCCCCTTCTCTGCAACACCACCAACATGTTTGGTCCGGTCATCGCTCCAGATGGGGCAGCAGCAGATGATATCGCCTCTTTCCAAACCCCCTTTACAGCAGCCTTGGACCAGCTCAATCCTTTTGGAGGAAACCTCCATTCGGTCCAGGCAGCAAATTGAAATATATTCTCGCCATAGATCTACTGTGGAAGGTAATATCCTCATCGCCCTGGCTCTGAGCCTCTTTGCCGGCCTGGCCACGGGAATAGGAAGTCTGATCTCTTATTTCATTCCCCGGCCAGACATGCGCTATCTCTCGCTGAGCCTGGGCTTTGCTGCCGGAGTGATGGTCTACGTGGGATTTGTGGACCTCTTCTGCAGCTCCAGGATCGTCCTGGGCTTCGGCTATGCCAATCTCTTCTTTCTGATGGGTTTGGTGCTGATCTATCTGCTCGACCACCTCATTCCCCATATTCACATGGATGGCCAGGTGGACTCCCAATGCGACAGGCTCTACCGGAGCGGGATCATGACCACCATCGGCATCGCCATCCATAACCTGCCTGAGGGAATGACTGTGGCCCTGGTCTCCCTGGCCGACCTGCGGCTGGGCGTGCCTGTGGCCATTGCCATAGCCATCCATAACATCCCTGAGGGCCTGGCCTGCAGCATTCCCCTTTACTGCGCCACATCCGACCGGAGGAAATCCTGTCTGATCTCCTTTGCTGCGGGAATGACTGAGCCCCTGGGAGCGGTTCTGGCCATCCTGATCCTCTATCCATTCCTAAACGACTGGCTACTGGCTGCCGCCACCTCAATGGTCGCGGGAATCATGGTATTCCTCAGCTTTGACGAGCTCATTCCCATAGCCAACCGATATGGTGGCGAGCATACCACAAACATAGGCCTTATCGCCGGGTTTTTGGTGATGATGGCGGGATTGGTCTTGATGGAATCACTATAAATCCTATTGGAATTATAATGAATACGAAAGGATGGAGAATGGAAATGAAACGGATATTCCTGTGCAGCCTATTTCTGCTGCTCCTGGCAGCCTCGAATTGGGCAAATGCGTCCGATCAGAATCTTTTGATTCCTGATGATGAGATATCGAACGGTGAGATAAATGAGAGTGCTTTGGTGCTGGCCCTGGCTGGAGAGCCATCCGGAGAGCTTACCCAGGCAGAGGTCGATGGCCTTCTATTTATGATTGAGGAGGAGAAGCTGGCGGGCGACGTCTATTCGGCACTGGATGAAATGTGGGATATGCGCGTCTTCGAGAACATCGGAAGGGCAGAGCTAACTCATCAGGCGGCGGTAAAAAGGCTTCTTGATAGGTATTCCCTGCCTGATCCCAGGATGGGAGAGGGCGAGTTTGCCAATGAAACCCTGCAGGATCTCTACAATGATCTATTGGCCAAGGGAAGCACTTCGGTCAGTGACGCCCTCATGGCGGGAGCGGCCATAGAGGAGATAGATATCCTCGATTTGGAGGAATATATGGCGCAAACGGATAAAGAGGACATACTTCTCGTGTATGCCAATTTATTGCGCGGATCGGAGAACCATCTCCGGGCATTTGTCAATAACCTGGAAAGGCAGAGGGTCGAGTACACTCCTCAGTACCTATCGGAGGAGGAGTACCGCAGCATAATGGAAGCCTGAAGCTACTGCAAAGGATCTATGGCATCTGGGCAAGCTAGCCGCGAAATAGATCCCGTCCAGGCCCCTTCCGTGCTGAGAGTAGCCCTCTACTCTCTGCTCTTCAACCTGGCCCTGGTGGCGGCCAAGCTCACTCTCTCCGCCCTATCCGGGAGCCTGGCCTTGCGAGCGGATGCCATTCACTCCACGGTGGATGTTATGGCCTCGCTGGCCCTGATCCTGGGGGTGAAGATCTCCGAGAGGAAGAGCGAAAGTTTTCCTCTGGGGCTTTATAAGGTGGAGAACCTGGCATCCATCGCCATATCCTTCTTGCTGTTTCTTACCGCTTATGAGATCGTCCTGGAGGCGGTGCGAGGGGAAGCTCTGCCCATCAATTATCAGGGATGGGTGCTCTATGCCGTGGCAGCGATAATTCCTCTTCCCTATCTATTCGGCAGCTTCCAGATCAAAGTTGGAGAGAGGACCGGATCGCCCAGCCTGATTGCCGATGGGGTGCAGCATAAGGCCGATGTCCTCACCTCCTCCCTGGTCTTCCTCGCTCTGATCGCTCAGAGCATCTCTCTTCCTTTGGACAGGATTGCGGCGGTGATAATCGCATTGGTGATCGTCAAGGAGGGTTGGGGAATTCTGGTCGACGGCATGCGGGTCCTGCTGGATGCCTCAGTGGACGCACAGACTCTGAAGAGGATCCGGGCCCTGATTCTGGAGGCTCCTGAGGTTGTATCCATCAAAGAGCTGGTGGCCAGGAACTCCGGACGTTATCTCTTTGTCCAGGCCGATCTAATCCTAAGGCTGGTCGATCTGAAGAGGGCCCACCTGGCCAGCGAGAGGATCGAGTCAAGGATTAAAAGAGAGCTACCGCAGGTGGATCGGGTGCAGATTCATTATGAGCCCATTGTAGAGAGCCGGCGCAGATACGCGGCTCCTCTGGCAGATATGGGTGGAAGGCTGAGCAGGCATTTTGGTGAATCCAGTTATTTCGCCCTAGTAGAGATGGATTTTGAGGAGATGAAACTTGTCCGGCAGGAGATCATAGCCAATCCCCATAAGGATCTGAGCAAGGGCAAGGGCCTGAAGGTGGCCCAGTTCCTTCTAGGCTTCAAGCCAGATGTCGTCTTCTCTATAGAGGGCCTGGAGGGCAAAGGACCTGGCTATGCCTTTGCGGAAGCGGGTGTAGAGACGGTGCAGACGGATGCCGAAACCCTGGAGGAGCTGATGGCAGATCTATTGGAGGCGGAAAGGAATCGTACAAATCTTTAAATACAATATCGCATATAAGCGTAATTGCTCTTTCCATCTCATCGACATTTGTCGGCAGGAGCAGAACGGCCAGAACAAGAGCATGATGTGTTCGAAAAATCAGAATCAGTGAGGTTTAATGAAGGTAAGTGTTACTGCAGGAGCATCGGGCCTTGATGCTCCCATGGATCCCAGGTTTGGGCGTTGTCCCTTTTTTGTGATAGTAGATACAGAAAGCATGAGCGAGATATCCATTGCTAACTCTAATGTCAATGCAACCAGCGGCGCTGGCATACAGGCTGCCCAGGAGATAGCCAGGCAGGGAGCAGCAGCTCTTATCACCGGAAACGTCGGCCCCAATGCCATGCAGACCCTCTCCGCAGCCAATATCGATGTTTATCAGTATCAGGGAGCAGGTAGCGTCAGAGACGTGGTGGAGAAGTTCAAGCGTGGCGAGCTTCAAAAGATCGCTGGTGCATCCGTACCCGCTCATGCCGGCATGGGCCCGGGTGGTCAGGGCGGTCAGGGCATGGGGCGAGGTGGCGGCGCTGGAAGGGGCGGCGGCCAGGGCATGGGACGAGGCGGTGGCCGGGGAGCTGGCAGAGGAGGGCAGTTTTAATGAAGATCTGCGTCCCCACCATGGGCAATTCCGGCCTGGATGAGGCCATCTGCCAGCACTTCGGACGGGCTCCCACCTTCACCGTGGTGGACCTGAATGACAATGAGATCTGCGTACTGCCCAATGTATCGGAGCACATGGGTGGGACGGGCCTGCCCACAGAGACCATATTTGCCGAGGGCGTGCAGGTGCTGATTGTAGGCGGCCTGGGTCCTAAGGCGGTCATGGCCTTCAGCGAGGCGGGCATAGACGTGTTCGTAGGTGCTACAGGCACAGTCAAGGATGCCATCGATGACTGGAGAGAGGATGTGCTGAGCCGAGCCAGCCCTGATAACGCCTGTCAGGATCATAAGCATTAGTCTTTGAATTAGAGGGGATGAGTTGAAGCTATCCATAGCTAGCGGCAAGGGCGGCACTGGCAAGACTCTGGTCTCCACCTCGCTTGCTGCCTCTCTTTATTCCCTGGGTGATGGGCGGATTGCAATCGCAGATTGTGATGTTGAAGAGCCCAATTCTCACCTTTTCTTTCCGGACAGAACCCTTCTGGAGAAAGAGAGCTGCCAGGTTGCTGTGCCGGTGATAGATGAGGAGTTGTGCACCCATTGCGGCAAATGCAGTGAAGTCTGCGCTTATCATGCTCTGGCCGTGCTCCCTGGGACGGTGCTGATCTTTCCCGAGCTCTGCCACGGTTGTGGGGCCTGTAGCATCATCTGCCCGGAGAAGGCCATAAGCGAAGGCTCTCGATCGATAGGGGAGATATTTCACGCCCGTTCCGGTGGCATGGATATCGTCTGGGGAGAGCTGGCCCTTGGCGAGGCCAGGACCACTCCTCTCATCAAAGCAGTAAAACAGAGGGCCCAGGGCGATACGGTGATCGTCGATTGCCCGCCCGGCACCTCTTGTTCTATGGTGGAGTCGGTGCGAGGGAGCGACTTCTGCCTGCTGGTCACCGAGCCCACTCCCTTTGGCCTGTACGACCTGGACATCGCCTTGAAGGTGCTGGACAAGATGAAAATCCCCCAGGCGGTTCTGGTCAACAAGAGCGGCGTGGGTGACCGGAAGCTCTATCACTACCTGGAGGAGAAGAAGATACCCCTTTTAATGGAGATTCCCCTGGACCGAAAGATAGCTGAGATCTACTCCCAGGGAGAGATATTCGTCCTGCGTATGCCAGAGTGGAAGGAGAGGTTTGTTGAATTGGCAAATAGGATTGAGGAGATGATAGCATGTTGCAGGTCGCTATAGTGAGCGGAAAAGGGGGAACCGGCAAGACCTCGATCATCGCCTCACTGGCAGCTCTCGCCCGAGGAAAAGCAGTCTTTGCCGATTGCGATGTGGACGCACCCGACCTGCACCTCATCCTCCAGCCCGAGATCCTGGAAAGGCGGGAGTTCTATGGCATCAAGAGGGCATTCATAGATAAAGAAAAGTGCATTCAATGCGGGATCTGCCAGGATTCCTGCAGGTTTGGTGCTATCGCTGATTTTGAGGTTGAAACTCCCCTCTGCGAGGGCTGTGGGGTATGCCAGCTGGTCTGTCCTGAGGATGCGGTCGATATGAGAGACGTCCAGGCCGGGGAGGCTTACATTTCCCAGACCAGATTCGGTCCCATGGTCCATGCCGAGCTGTATCCAGGTGAGGAGGCATCGGGAAAGCTGGTGGCCATGGTCAGGGAGATGGCTCGCGACCTGGCGGCAGAGAAGAATCTTGATCTAATCCTCATAGATGGCTCTCCGGGCATAGGCTGTCCGGTGATCGCATCATTGACCGGAGTCGACCTGGCGCTGGTGGTGACGGAGCCCACAGTCACTGGAGAGCACGATCTGGTGAGGCTCTTGGATGTGGCCGACCACTTCGGCATAAAGACGACCGTCTGCATCAACAAGTATGACCTCAACCCTGAGGCGGCAAGAAAGATCGAGGAGCTGTGCGGTAAGAGAGGGGTGAAGATCGCGGGAAGGCTGCCCTATCATACCTCGGTCATCGAGGCAATGGTCAAGGCGCAGGCGGTGGTGGAGATCGGAGGACCGGTGGCTGAGGCTATAGAAGATATGTACAAGGGCCTGGAGGGGCAGCTTTAGAAGGCGAATTTTTTATTAATAAGACGACGAAGATGAATTGGGGGTTTTGATCAAGATGAAAGCAAAATATCCTCTGGCCCGTGGGGCCTTGATGATCTGTCTGATGGCCAGCCTCTTCATGCTGGCCCAGGCTTATGATCCACTGGGAAGCGATATCTTCCTCATGCCAGGCGAGTCGAGAGCAATCTCTGGCCAGGACAATATTAAGACCTATATCGATCCAAATGCCGATCCACTGAGCATTGACCCGTTGATGCGTCCGATCGATCCACAGCATTCGGCGGAGTACCTGGATAAGATCAGCGGCCGGGAGTATTTGAGTCCCTTCGTTCAGATCACTCAGGATCTGCGGGGCAACTGGAGGCTGAATCTATATGGCAGCTTGCCGGGCACGGTTGATCTTACGCTCGTGCAGAACAAGGATGCAGTCTTTGGCCGGGGCATGCTCACCTCGTTCGGAACGACAAAAGACCTGTCTGCCAGCGGATGGACGGCGAAGGATGTGCTCTATCTGGATATGGTCGATATGCAGAACATGATGCTCTACCGGTGCACTCTCACCATGAGCGAAGATAATCTCTCCGGCAGCTTCAATGCTTATGATGCTCAGGGAGGGGCCTGGTCGGGAACCATACAGGGAAGCCGCCAGGCATAGATCGAATAGGCCAAAAATTATGGGCAAGAAATTTGCCCAGATGGGATAAGACTGAACAGAATTCCGCTCCCAAGATCACCGGTCAGGATCGCTTATCGAGATTCCTTGATCGGGATCTCACAGCGGATTTTGGGGCAGGATGGGCTTCGCAAAATATCCCGCAACACTCTTATTCGGCTCCTATCTTATCCTGTCTCTCAGGGCGCCTTAAGTAGAAGCTATTGCCCT
Proteins encoded in this window:
- a CDS encoding DUF2202 domain-containing protein; its protein translation is MKRIFLCSLFLLLLAASNWANASDQNLLIPDDEISNGEINESALVLALAGEPSGELTQAEVDGLLFMIEEEKLAGDVYSALDEMWDMRVFENIGRAELTHQAAVKRLLDRYSLPDPRMGEGEFANETLQDLYNDLLAKGSTSVSDALMAGAAIEEIDILDLEEYMAQTDKEDILLVYANLLRGSENHLRAFVNNLERQRVEYTPQYLSEEEYRSIMEA
- a CDS encoding class I SAM-dependent methyltransferase, with the translated sequence MTDLDYLSLASAMHRLTEPAVSSAISLLPLVPGSRGLDVACGNGDHSLWLARAAKPDGCVFGIDICKEGLVRAIESAKSAGLKGELAFLQGDVCSIPFPDHIFDWVWCADCLWPGPRSQGFLGMNPLPALEELVRVTRPGGTVALLFWSSQKLLPGHPLLEARLNATLVACYPFQEGWDPRAHILSAPLWMNEAGLMDIRGRTFVADIQGPLSDQAQDDLQLCFQMLWGRAAEELPEKERENFRVLCSNCSADFIAANQYYYGFITYTIFTGRVAAGSLIIAN
- a CDS encoding NifB/NifX family molybdenum-iron cluster-binding protein, with the protein product MKVSVTAGASGLDAPMDPRFGRCPFFVIVDTESMSEISIANSNVNATSGAGIQAAQEIARQGAAALITGNVGPNAMQTLSAANIDVYQYQGAGSVRDVVEKFKRGELQKIAGASVPAHAGMGPGGQGGQGMGRGGGAGRGGGQGMGRGGGRGAGRGGQF
- a CDS encoding cation diffusion facilitator family transporter; this translates as MASGQASREIDPVQAPSVLRVALYSLLFNLALVAAKLTLSALSGSLALRADAIHSTVDVMASLALILGVKISERKSESFPLGLYKVENLASIAISFLLFLTAYEIVLEAVRGEALPINYQGWVLYAVAAIIPLPYLFGSFQIKVGERTGSPSLIADGVQHKADVLTSSLVFLALIAQSISLPLDRIAAVIIALVIVKEGWGILVDGMRVLLDASVDAQTLKRIRALILEAPEVVSIKELVARNSGRYLFVQADLILRLVDLKRAHLASERIESRIKRELPQVDRVQIHYEPIVESRRRYAAPLADMGGRLSRHFGESSYFALVEMDFEEMKLVRQEIIANPHKDLSKGKGLKVAQFLLGFKPDVVFSIEGLEGKGPGYAFAEAGVETVQTDAETLEELMADLLEAERNRTNL
- a CDS encoding ATP-binding protein, giving the protein MLQVAIVSGKGGTGKTSIIASLAALARGKAVFADCDVDAPDLHLILQPEILERREFYGIKRAFIDKEKCIQCGICQDSCRFGAIADFEVETPLCEGCGVCQLVCPEDAVDMRDVQAGEAYISQTRFGPMVHAELYPGEEASGKLVAMVREMARDLAAEKNLDLILIDGSPGIGCPVIASLTGVDLALVVTEPTVTGEHDLVRLLDVADHFGIKTTVCINKYDLNPEAARKIEELCGKRGVKIAGRLPYHTSVIEAMVKAQAVVEIGGPVAEAIEDMYKGLEGQL
- a CDS encoding NifB/NifX family molybdenum-iron cluster-binding protein, yielding MKICVPTMGNSGLDEAICQHFGRAPTFTVVDLNDNEICVLPNVSEHMGGTGLPTETIFAEGVQVLIVGGLGPKAVMAFSEAGIDVFVGATGTVKDAIDDWREDVLSRASPDNACQDHKH
- the zupT gene encoding zinc transporter ZupT yields the protein MEGNILIALALSLFAGLATGIGSLISYFIPRPDMRYLSLSLGFAAGVMVYVGFVDLFCSSRIVLGFGYANLFFLMGLVLIYLLDHLIPHIHMDGQVDSQCDRLYRSGIMTTIGIAIHNLPEGMTVALVSLADLRLGVPVAIAIAIHNIPEGLACSIPLYCATSDRRKSCLISFAAGMTEPLGAVLAILILYPFLNDWLLAAATSMVAGIMVFLSFDELIPIANRYGGEHTTNIGLIAGFLVMMAGLVLMESL
- a CDS encoding P-loop NTPase, yielding MKLSIASGKGGTGKTLVSTSLAASLYSLGDGRIAIADCDVEEPNSHLFFPDRTLLEKESCQVAVPVIDEELCTHCGKCSEVCAYHALAVLPGTVLIFPELCHGCGACSIICPEKAISEGSRSIGEIFHARSGGMDIVWGELALGEARTTPLIKAVKQRAQGDTVIVDCPPGTSCSMVESVRGSDFCLLVTEPTPFGLYDLDIALKVLDKMKIPQAVLVNKSGVGDRKLYHYLEEKKIPLLMEIPLDRKIAEIYSQGEIFVLRMPEWKERFVELANRIEEMIACCRSL
- a CDS encoding class I SAM-dependent methyltransferase, which gives rise to MDSIEVFEENAAEYDEWYDENPAAYISEIQALRSLIPSSGTGLEVGAGTGRFAAPLGIKIGVEPAQAMAKRARARGIEVIYALAEALPFRDESFDFVLMVTTVCFLDDPLLACQEAKRTLVPGGSLIIGMIDRDSPAGRDYDRKKTTSKFYKFARFRSADEVMSWLKDLDFYDILTRQTIFKNSKTGAVDAEPFTEGHGRGAFLALSARKRDRPQK